From Anopheles arabiensis isolate DONGOLA chromosome 3, AaraD3, whole genome shotgun sequence, a single genomic window includes:
- the LOC120902942 gene encoding exosome complex component RRP4 codes for MNSNVSIRLACDRVNIPLISDESKSQRLFTPGEVVTSQQGFMRGHGTYMEDDTIKSSVAGVMVQVNKLITVKALKGRYVGEIGDVVVARVTEVQEKRWKVDTNSRLDSMLLLSSVNLPGGELRRRGVEDEKQMRKYLQEGDLISAEVQNVHSDGTLSLHTRSLKYGKLAQGILVKVFPSLIQRRKTHFHNLPCGASIILGNNGFIWISPMMNSEGGEGGGFTQNLDDVVTKEDRQTIARLRNCILALAHCKMMLYDTSILYAYEESQKYEVSELLHQECMTDIAFLTQHRLRVLEV; via the exons ATGAACTCAAACGTGTCCATCCGGTTAGCTTGCGACCGGGTAAACATTCCACTCATCAGCGATGAAAGCAAAAGCCAGCGTCTATTCACACCCGGCGAGGTCGTGACGAGCCAGCAGGGCTTCATGCG CGGCCACGGCACGTACATGGAGGATGATACGATCAAATCCTCCGTCGCGGGCGTGATGGTCCAGGTGAACAAGCTGATCACGGTGAAAGCGCTCAAGGGCCGGTACGTGGGCGAGATCGGGGACGTGGTGGTGGCGCGCGTCACCGAGGTGCAGGAGAAGCGCTGGAAGGTGGACACCAACTCGCGGCTCGactcgatgctgctgctgtcctcTGTTAACCTGCCGGGCGGCGAGCTGCGCCGGCGCGGCGTCGAGGACGAGAAGCAGATGCGCAAGTACCTGCAGGAGGGCGATCTGATCTCGGCCGAGGTGCAGAACGTCCACTCGGACGGGACGCTGTCGCTGCACACGCGCAGCTTGAAGTACGGCAAGCTGGCGCAGGGCATACTGGTGAAGGTGTTCCCGTCGCTGATACAGCGGCGCAAAACGCACTTTCACAACCTGCCGTGCGGTGCGTCGATTATACTGGGCAACAATGGGTTCATTTGGATCTCGCCGATGATGAACAGTGAAGGAGGCG AAGGAGGAGGCTTCACGCAAAACCTGGACGATGTCGTGACGAAGGAGGATCGCCAAACGATTGCGCGGCTCAGGAACTGCATCCTAGCGCTGGCCCACTGCAAGATGATGCTGTACGACACCAGCATACTGTACGCGTACGAGGAGTCGCAAAAGTACGAAGTGTCCGAGCTGCTGCACCAGGAATGCATGACCGACATTGCCTTCCTAACGCAGCACCGTTTGCGGGTGCTGGAGGTGTGA
- the LOC120902940 gene encoding Hermansky-Pudlak syndrome 1 protein homolog, with amino-acid sequence MEGILVFDQTNDLIYHNFNEAMREKMSKQAYDLGLLDEESVCPTQELNSNVLIQIFSPLLASQRIMMCQFDNAYTAIQMENNLNVVFDEFLGYIFLEISTKEVDLVKRELGAFIAFIKYICGPNIFTIKNDTTKAEHLTELILTYRELYAINQGVLMEAIEQLLVNVDVKSTVVNALQAATDRLKQDPHSQRSHSLLFVGSKFLARYSTRQAQELAAVDMFFLSLLCQMYNRRSAAHRQRIESRIVFLQGSVHQSYAGCVPHIVHVVQLFEHVSLVLVIEHAHTALASHLYDVYFALHKLQNLQSQFDLDNLRGAFEALEAYAKHTQDALRKVKAHNAEVDECIRTFGVRWDTLRKKYADYFKASDNALIVKIESNMPMFVESVKELFRLLCASCATLEHGLQRVSDIADVAEASLKEVFVFLHAKSQKNFTMGSYMEEFPGMVHFMHIDRYNGRIVAPSLDDHDPSDILKDRIWSMVDFSRTYLDKGYMSMIWKDVTFSYAYFLWFEDEHGATLKPNEPASHGAVLPATKPSLTAGILAGDYYQRLIESCFPRTPSSKVRCYELFLVHLGLVTSTIVLEHCRRLAVTITDLTGCIGNPIDLL; translated from the exons ATGGAAGGCATACTGGTGTTTGACCAGACGAACGATTTAATCTACCACAACTTCAACGAAGCGATGCGGGAAAAAATGTCCAAGCAGGCGTACGATTTGGGCCTGCTGGATGAGGAATCGGTG tGTCCAACGCAGGAGCTGAACTCGAATGTGCTGATACAAATCTTCAGCCCGCTGCTGGCCTCGCAGCGGATCATGATGTGCCAGTTCGACAACGCGTACACCGCGATCCAGATGGAGAACAACCTGAACGTCGTGTTTGACGAG TTTTTAGGGTATATTTTCCTTGAGATCAGCACCAAAGAAGTCGATCTGGTGAAGCGCGAGCTGGGAGCGTTCATTGCCTTCATTAAGTACATCTGTGGACCAAACATTTTCAC AATTAAAAACGATACAACAAAGGCGGAACACCTAACCGAGCTTATCCTCACCTACCGGGAGCTGTACGCCATCAACCAGGGCGTGCTGATGGAAGcgatcgagcagctgctggTGAACGTGGACGTGAAGAGTACGGTGGTGAACGCACTGCAGGCAGCCACCGACCGGTTAAAGCAGGACCCACACTCCCAGCGCTCCCATTCGCTGCTCTTCGTCGGCAGCAAGTTTCTCGCCCGGTACAGCACGCGCCAGGCGCAGGAGTTGGCCGCCGTCGACATGTTCTTCCTTAGCCTGCTCTGCCAGATGTACAATCGGCGCAGTGCCGCCCATCGGCAGCGCATTGAGTCGCGCATCGTGTTCCTGCAGGGCAGCGTGCACCAGTCGTACGCCGGCTGCGTACCGCACATCGTGCACGTGGTGCAGCTGTTCGAGCACGTGTCGCTGGTGCTGGTGATCGAGCATGCTCACACCGCACTGGCCAGCCACCTGTACGATGTGTACTTTGCGCTGCACAAGCTGCAGAACCTGCAGAGCCAGTTCGATCTGGACAATTTGCGCGGTGCGTTCGAGGCGCTCGAAGCGTACGCGAAGCACACGCAGGATGCGCTGCGCAAGGTGAAGGCGCACAATGCCGAGGTGGACGAGTGCATTCGCACGTTCGGCGTGCGGTGGGACACGTTGCGCAAGAAGTACGCGGATTACTTTAAAGCATCGGACAACGCGCTGATCGTGAAGATTGAGTCGAACATGCCGATGTTTGTGGAGTCGGTGAAGGAGCTGTTCCGGTTGCTGTGCGCCAGCTGTGCCACGCTCGAGCATGGGTTGCAGCGCGTGAGCGACATTGCGGACGTGGCGGAGGCGAGCCTGAAGGAGGTGTTCGTGTTCCTGCACGCCAAGTCGCAGAAAAACTTTACCATGGGATC ATACATGGAGGAGTTCCCGGGCATGGTACACTTCATGCATATAGATCGGTACAATGGCCGAATCGTTGCCCCATCACTCGACGATCACGACCCGTCGGACATTCTGAAGGACAGG ATATGGTCGATGGTCGACTTTTCGCGCACCTATCTGGACAAGGGTTACATGTCAATGATCTGGAAAGATGTGACGTTCAGCTACGCGTACTTCCTCTGGTTCGAGGACGAGCACGGTGCGACCTTGAAGCCGAACGAACCGGCGAGCCATGGGGCGGTACTGCCGGCCACGAAACCGTCGCTGACTGCCGGCATCTTGGCCGGTGATTACTATCA GCGCCTTATCGAAAGCTGCTTCCCAAGGACACCGTCGAGCAAGGTCCGCTGTTACGAGCTGTTTCTCGTGCACCTAGGGCTCGTCACTTCAACGATCGTGTTGGAGCACTGTCGCCGGCTAGCCGTTACCATTACCGATCTGACGGGATGCATTGGGAATCCGATCGATCTACTTTAA